One genomic region from Sphingomonas paeninsulae encodes:
- the gltB gene encoding glutamate synthase large subunit → MSIESAAADVAHTESERERIARVGMYRPDFESDACGVGLVAATDGRASRRVVASAIDALKAVWHRGAVDADGKTGDGAGIHVDLPMPFFADAIVASGHKPIDNSWLGVGMVFLPRTDLSAQENCRTIVESEIIDAGFAIYGWRQVPVDVSVIGQKAQATRPEIEQIMIAGPNASTTDIVEFEKTLYLVRRRIEKKVIEAQIAGFYICSLSCRSIVYKGLFLAESLSVFYPDLCDERFTSRVAIFHQRYSTNTFPQWWLAQPFRCLAHNGEINTIRGNKNWMKSHEIRMASLAFGEHSEDIKPVIPAGASDTAALDAVFETIARSGRDAPTAKTMLVPEAWQDKHDMPPEHASMYEYLASVMEPWDGPAALAMTDGRWAVAGLDRNALRPLRFTITNDDLLIVGSEAGMVVVPEATVISKGALGPGQMIAVDLEEGKLYDDRAIKDRLAAEAPYADMVGDFLTFADLPEAEEQVAYYPRAALIRRQVAAGQTMEDMELILSPMAEDGKEAIGSMGDDTPLAVISDKPRLISQFFRQNFSQVTNPPIDSLRERQVMSLKTRFGNLANILDQDSGRDQVLVLDTPVLTSGEWLRLKEHFGPAVAEIDCTYEFGSGQEGLRAAIARVRADAEQAVREGKSEIFLTDEHVSEDRLAIQMVIATAAVHTHLVRKGLRSYASVNVRSAECLDTHYFAVLIGVGATTVNAYLSEAAIADRHARGLFGDTTLETLLKRHQTAIGDGLLKIMSKMGIAVISSYRGGYNFEAVGLSRALVNDLFPGMPAKISGEGYASLYVNAAERHEEAFDAAVATLPIGGFYRQRAGGEAHAYSAQLMHLLQTAVGTDSYSTYLQFARGVRDLPPVYLRDLLEFNYAKEAVAIDNVEAITEIRKRFVTPGMSLGALSPEAHETLAIAMNRIGAKAVSGEGGESSERFKPYPNGDNANSSIKQIASGRFGVTAEYLGACEEIEIKVAQGAKPGEGGQLPGFKVTEFIAKLRHATPGVSLISPPPHHDIYSIEDLAQLIYDLKQINRRARVCVKLVSSAGIGTVAAGVAKAHADVILIAGHVGGTGASPQTSIKYAGTPWEMGLSEVNQVLTLNGLRHRVKLRTDGGLKTGRDIVIAAILGAEEFGIGTLSLVAMGCIMVRQCHSNTCPVGICVQDERLRKKFTGTPEKVINLMTFIAEEVREILARLGVKSLDEVIGRTELLRQVSRGAEHLDDLDLNPILAKVDAEDDQRRYNVEGNRNEVPDSLDAQILRDAKPVFERREKMQLTYTVRNTHRAVGTRLSAEITALYGMSALNDGHVEVRLRGSAGQSLGAFLCKGITLQVFGDANDYVGKGLSGGIITVRPMVSSPLESQHNTIIGNTVLYGATSGKLFAAGRAGERFAVRNSGADVVVEGCGANGCEYMTGGAAVILGTVGENFGAGMSGGMAFVLDQDGSFTRRANGDSIVWQRLSSTYWETKVRGLIAEHAIATDSKWSNAILDDWERWRGSFWQVCPKEMLTRLASPLDDTEIAVAAE, encoded by the coding sequence ATGAGCATTGAATCCGCAGCCGCCGATGTCGCCCACACCGAATCCGAGCGCGAACGCATTGCACGTGTCGGAATGTATCGCCCCGATTTTGAATCCGATGCCTGTGGCGTCGGACTGGTCGCAGCAACCGATGGCCGCGCAAGCCGCCGCGTCGTGGCGTCCGCGATCGATGCGCTGAAGGCAGTCTGGCATCGCGGAGCCGTCGATGCCGATGGCAAAACGGGTGATGGCGCGGGCATCCACGTCGATCTGCCGATGCCGTTTTTTGCCGATGCCATTGTCGCGTCGGGCCACAAACCCATCGACAATAGCTGGCTCGGCGTTGGCATGGTTTTTCTGCCGCGCACTGACCTTAGTGCGCAGGAAAACTGCCGCACGATCGTAGAGAGCGAAATCATCGACGCCGGGTTTGCGATCTATGGCTGGCGTCAGGTTCCTGTCGATGTGTCGGTTATCGGCCAAAAGGCACAGGCGACGCGGCCGGAAATCGAGCAGATCATGATCGCGGGGCCGAACGCATCGACCACCGATATCGTTGAGTTCGAAAAAACGCTGTATCTCGTTCGTCGCCGCATCGAAAAGAAGGTGATCGAGGCCCAGATTGCGGGCTTCTACATCTGCTCTCTGTCGTGCCGGTCGATTGTTTATAAAGGGCTTTTCCTCGCTGAGAGCCTGTCGGTATTCTATCCCGATCTTTGCGATGAACGCTTCACGTCGCGCGTTGCAATTTTTCATCAGCGTTATTCGACCAACACGTTTCCGCAGTGGTGGTTGGCGCAGCCGTTTCGTTGTCTGGCCCATAACGGCGAAATCAACACGATCCGAGGCAACAAGAACTGGATGAAAAGCCATGAGATTCGCATGGCGAGTCTCGCGTTCGGCGAACATTCCGAAGATATAAAGCCAGTGATTCCAGCGGGTGCCTCAGACACCGCTGCGCTGGACGCTGTGTTCGAGACGATCGCCCGTTCGGGCCGCGATGCGCCGACTGCCAAGACCATGCTCGTGCCCGAAGCGTGGCAGGACAAGCATGACATGCCGCCCGAACATGCCAGCATGTACGAATATCTTGCGAGCGTGATGGAACCGTGGGACGGTCCCGCCGCTCTCGCCATGACCGATGGTCGCTGGGCAGTGGCTGGGCTGGACCGCAATGCTTTGCGGCCGCTGCGTTTCACGATCACCAACGATGATCTGCTGATCGTCGGGTCCGAGGCCGGGATGGTCGTCGTTCCCGAAGCGACTGTGATTTCAAAGGGAGCGCTCGGCCCCGGCCAGATGATTGCCGTCGATCTGGAAGAGGGCAAACTCTACGATGATCGCGCGATCAAGGACCGGCTTGCTGCCGAGGCTCCTTATGCCGACATGGTCGGTGACTTTCTGACGTTTGCGGACTTGCCCGAAGCTGAGGAACAGGTCGCCTATTATCCGCGCGCCGCGCTGATCCGTCGTCAGGTTGCCGCCGGACAAACGATGGAGGACATGGAGCTTATCCTGTCGCCAATGGCAGAGGACGGCAAGGAAGCCATCGGGTCGATGGGCGACGATACGCCGCTCGCCGTGATCTCCGACAAGCCACGCCTGATCAGCCAGTTCTTCCGCCAGAATTTCAGCCAGGTCACCAATCCGCCGATCGATTCGCTACGTGAGCGGCAGGTAATGAGTCTGAAGACGCGGTTCGGAAACCTCGCCAACATTCTCGATCAGGATTCGGGGCGCGATCAGGTGCTGGTGCTGGATACGCCAGTGCTGACCAGTGGCGAATGGCTGCGTCTGAAAGAACATTTCGGTCCAGCCGTTGCCGAAATCGACTGCACCTATGAATTCGGTTCGGGGCAAGAGGGTCTGCGCGCCGCCATAGCCCGCGTCCGGGCCGACGCCGAACAGGCGGTTCGTGAAGGGAAGAGCGAAATCTTCCTGACCGACGAGCATGTTTCCGAAGACCGGCTGGCAATCCAGATGGTCATCGCCACCGCTGCCGTACACACCCACCTCGTTCGCAAGGGATTGCGGTCGTATGCGAGCGTAAACGTGCGTTCGGCCGAATGCCTGGACACGCACTATTTTGCCGTGCTGATCGGTGTGGGCGCGACCACGGTAAACGCTTATTTGTCTGAAGCCGCCATTGCGGATCGCCATGCGCGTGGTCTGTTCGGCGACACGACGCTCGAAACATTGTTGAAGCGTCACCAGACCGCAATCGGCGATGGCTTGTTAAAGATCATGTCGAAAATGGGGATCGCTGTGATCTCCTCCTATCGCGGCGGCTACAACTTTGAAGCCGTTGGATTGAGCCGGGCGCTGGTCAACGATTTGTTCCCCGGAATGCCTGCAAAGATTTCCGGTGAAGGCTATGCTTCGCTCTATGTCAACGCGGCGGAACGGCATGAAGAAGCGTTCGACGCCGCAGTTGCGACCCTTCCGATCGGTGGCTTCTATCGCCAGCGTGCGGGCGGAGAGGCTCATGCCTATTCCGCGCAACTGATGCACCTGCTGCAAACCGCAGTCGGCACCGACAGTTACTCGACCTATTTGCAATTCGCGCGCGGTGTCCGCGATTTGCCGCCGGTCTATCTGCGCGATCTGCTCGAATTCAATTATGCCAAGGAAGCGGTCGCGATCGACAATGTCGAGGCGATTACCGAAATCCGCAAACGCTTCGTAACTCCGGGAATGTCGCTCGGCGCACTCAGTCCCGAGGCACATGAAACGCTCGCCATCGCGATGAACCGGATCGGCGCGAAAGCCGTGTCAGGCGAAGGCGGCGAATCGTCCGAACGCTTCAAACCCTATCCCAATGGCGACAATGCCAACTCGTCGATCAAGCAGATCGCCAGCGGACGTTTCGGCGTCACCGCCGAATATCTGGGTGCTTGCGAGGAAATCGAGATCAAGGTCGCACAGGGCGCAAAGCCCGGCGAGGGCGGCCAGCTTCCGGGTTTCAAGGTCACCGAGTTCATCGCCAAGCTGCGCCACGCTACACCCGGCGTCTCGTTGATCTCCCCGCCGCCGCATCACGACATTTATTCGATCGAGGATCTGGCGCAGCTCATCTACGATCTGAAACAGATCAACCGCCGCGCACGGGTTTGTGTAAAGCTCGTCAGTTCGGCGGGCATCGGGACCGTCGCGGCTGGTGTGGCAAAGGCTCATGCCGACGTCATCTTGATCGCGGGCCATGTCGGCGGCACCGGCGCTTCACCGCAAACCAGTATCAAATATGCAGGTACGCCGTGGGAAATGGGTCTGTCCGAGGTTAATCAAGTGCTGACCCTCAACGGTCTTCGTCACCGGGTGAAGTTGCGCACTGACGGTGGCCTGAAAACCGGGCGAGACATTGTTATTGCTGCGATTTTGGGTGCCGAGGAGTTCGGAATCGGCACGCTCAGCCTCGTTGCAATGGGGTGCATCATGGTGCGTCAGTGCCATTCGAACACTTGTCCGGTCGGTATTTGCGTTCAGGATGAGCGCCTTCGCAAGAAATTCACCGGTACGCCCGAGAAAGTCATCAACCTGATGACCTTCATCGCCGAGGAAGTGCGCGAAATTCTTGCGCGACTGGGCGTGAAGTCGCTCGACGAAGTGATCGGCCGCACTGAATTGCTGCGTCAGGTCAGCCGTGGTGCCGAACATCTCGACGATCTCGATCTCAACCCGATCCTTGCGAAGGTCGATGCCGAAGACGATCAGCGGCGCTATAATGTCGAAGGCAATCGCAACGAGGTTCCCGACAGCCTCGACGCGCAAATCCTCCGCGATGCGAAGCCCGTGTTCGAGCGGCGTGAAAAGATGCAGCTCACCTATACCGTCCGCAACACGCACCGCGCGGTCGGCACGCGGCTGTCCGCCGAAATCACGGCACTTTATGGCATGAGTGCGCTGAACGACGGCCATGTCGAAGTCCGTTTGCGGGGCAGCGCAGGCCAGTCGCTTGGCGCGTTCCTGTGCAAAGGCATCACGCTTCAGGTGTTCGGCGACGCGAACGATTACGTCGGCAAGGGGCTTTCAGGCGGCATCATCACGGTGCGCCCGATGGTTTCCAGCCCACTCGAAAGCCAGCACAACACGATCATCGGCAACACCGTTCTGTACGGCGCGACGTCGGGTAAATTGTTTGCCGCAGGTCGCGCGGGCGAACGATTCGCCGTCCGCAACTCGGGTGCCGATGTCGTAGTCGAAGGCTGTGGAGCCAATGGCTGCGAATATATGACCGGCGGCGCTGCGGTCATCCTCGGCACCGTCGGAGAGAACTTCGGCGCGGGGATGTCAGGCGGCATGGCATTCGTGCTGGACCAGGACGGATCGTTCACGCGCCGTGCCAATGGCGACAGCATCGTCTGGCAACGGCTGTCATCGACCTATTGGGAAACCAAGGTACGCGGCCTGATCGCCGAACATGCAATCGCAACCGACAGCAAATGGTCGAATGCGATTCTGGACGATTGGGAGCGGTGGCGCGGGTCGTTCTGGCAGGTCTGTCCGAAGGAAATGCTGACGCGACTGGCTTCCCCACTCGATGATACGGAAATTGCGGTTGCCGCGGAGTAG
- a CDS encoding DUF2059 domain-containing protein, with protein MKTTLKFLSILAYALPSVVTAAPVTAQVNPKITASPEALEIVAKVFPVGSYRKLMTGSLQQIMSGMSDQIGTMPIREFAKVAGVDQTTLARIDKTTMGEIMEILDPAYRDRMRLMMNGMFAELTNVMEKQEPAIRQGLAEAYTGHFTPIQLHEITAFFGTPTGKDYASQQMFLMTDPAVMTKIQAMMPEMMRAMPDILSRAVKATEGLPKPKTYDQLTPNERNQLAKLLGIDPGKMNK; from the coding sequence GTGAAAACCACCCTGAAATTTCTATCGATTCTGGCTTACGCTCTGCCTTCGGTCGTTACTGCTGCCCCCGTCACCGCTCAGGTAAATCCTAAAATTACGGCGTCCCCCGAAGCGCTTGAGATCGTGGCTAAGGTTTTTCCCGTCGGCTCTTATCGAAAGCTGATGACTGGGTCATTGCAGCAAATCATGAGCGGCATGTCCGATCAAATTGGCACCATGCCAATTCGCGAATTTGCAAAGGTTGCGGGCGTCGATCAAACGACCTTGGCCCGTATCGACAAGACGACGATGGGCGAGATCATGGAGATACTCGATCCTGCTTATCGGGATCGTATGCGTCTCATGATGAACGGAATGTTCGCCGAACTGACGAACGTTATGGAAAAACAGGAACCTGCGATCCGTCAGGGACTTGCCGAGGCTTACACAGGTCATTTCACGCCAATCCAGCTTCACGAAATCACCGCTTTTTTCGGCACTCCGACTGGTAAAGATTATGCGTCTCAGCAGATGTTCTTAATGACCGACCCCGCTGTCATGACGAAAATTCAGGCGATGATGCCCGAGATGATGCGCGCCATGCCAGATATCCTCAGCAGAGCCGTAAAGGCGACCGAGGGTCTGCCGAAACCGAAGACGTATGACCAGTTGACCCCCAATGAACGAAATCAGCTTGCCAAGCTGCTCGGGATTGACCCCGGAAAGATGAACAAATGA